The genomic stretch ACGCGGTCCACGTCGATCCCCATCAGGCGCGCCGCCACGGGATCCTGCGCCGTCGCGCGCATGGCCATGCCAAGCCGCGTCCAGCGGACGAACGCCGTCAGCCCCCCCAGAAGCGGCAGCGTCACCGCCCACACCAGAAGCTCCTTCCCCGTGAACCGCACCCCCGCCCCGAGCGCCCCGCCCAGGAGATCCGCGTTCGAGACGAGCGCCGGGAAATCCTTCGGCGCCGCGGCCGCCCGGCCGCCCCCGAACGCCTCCATCGGAAGCGCCCCCCAGAAAAGCCCCACATTCATGAGGATGAAGGACACCCCGATCGCCGAAACCAGGGGCGCCATCTTCGGCGCCTCCCGCAGGGGCCGGTACGCCCACCGGTCGATCGCCCAGTTGAGCCCCGCGCAGAAGGCCGGACACGCCGCCAGGAGAACCGCCAGCCCCCCGGGCCCCTCCAGTCCCAGCGCCCCCACGAGCGTCAGGGCCAGAAAGGTCCCCAGCATGAAAAGGTCGCCGTGCGCGAAGTTGATCAGCTCGAGGACCCCGTAGACCATCGTGTAGCCGAGCGCGATGAGGGCGATGATCATGCCGTTCGAGAGCCCGATGAGGACCTGCT from Planctomycetota bacterium encodes the following:
- a CDS encoding branched-chain amino acid ABC transporter permease, which codes for MGGFEAFLQQVLIGLSNGMIIALIALGYTMVYGVLELINFAHGDLFMLGTFLALTLVGALGLEGPGGLAVLLAACPAFCAGLNWAIDRWAYRPLREAPKMAPLVSAIGVSFILMNVGLFWGALPMEAFGGGRAAAAPKDFPALVSNADLLGGALGAGVRFTGKELLVWAVTLPLLGGLTAFVRWTRLGMAMRATAQDPVAARLMGIDVDRVIGATFLLGGALAGFASVVYALYTNTISFQLGYRAGLDAFTAAVLGGIGNLPGAALGGLLIGLVRAMSDWAIAAEWTQAIVFAILILILVFRPSGLLGARVREKV